The nucleotide window CACCTCGTCGACCGACACGTCGACGAGCACGAGCACGACGACGACCAACACGCCAACGACCGGCACGACCACGACCAGCACGACGCCGGCCACGTCGACCTCGACCGACAGCACGACGCCGACGACCACGACCACCTCATCCGACACGTCGACGAGCTCAAGCTCCTCGACGACGGACCAGAGCAATCAGGTTGTGGCGGCCTTGCTGGACCTGGCGAGCAAGAACTCGTCGACCGCCACTTCGACGACTCTGGGAACCGCCACGCCGATGGCGGCCGTCCAGTCCGACTCCCCGGCGACCACGGGCGTGGCCGCTTCGACCACCACCGCCGCGGCGACCTCAACGGCCGCCGTCTCGACCGAGGCCCCAACGACGCCGACCGTGACGACCACGCCGGCCGCCGCGACGACCTCGGCAGACCTGACCACCCAGCAGCAGGCCGCCGCCCAGGCCGCGGCCGCCAAGGCCCTGGCCTACAAGAAGGCCAAGGCCGCTCAGAACAGCAAGAGCACCCTCTCGAAGCTCTGGGACGACATCAAGAGCCCCTTCTCTTGATCCAGGCTTAGCGACTCTCGACGATCCGTCCTTCCGGCCGGCCCAGGTCCTTCGCGGACCTGGGCCGGCCGTTTTTCGTGGGCGAAGGCTCAGCCGTAGAGTGGGCCGAACGTCGCACACGCCCGGTAATCCGCGGCCTGAGGCTCGAGCGCTCCGTACAGGCTCCAGACGCTGGGGCGGAACAGCTTGTCGGCCGGAATGTTGTGCATCGCCACAGGGATTCGGAGCATGGACGCCAGCGTGATCAGGTCGGCTCCGATGTGGCCGTAGCTGATCGCGCCGTGGTTCGCGCTCCAGTTCGCCATGACGCTGTAAACGTCCGTGAACGGACCCTCGCCCGTGGTCCGAGGGACGAACCAGGTCGTCGGCCAGGTAGGGTTGGTCCGCTCGTTGAGCGTTTCGTGGACGTCGGGCGGAAGGTCGACCGACCAGCCTTCGGCGACCTGTAGCACGGGGCCCAGGCCCTGCACCAGGCTCAGTCGGTTCATGGTCATGGGCATTCCGCCCTTCGACAGGTAGCACGAGGAATAGCCGCCGCCTCGGAAATACTCCGAGATCGCGGGGGGCCAGCTCGTCGCCGTCAGGCAGGCGTTGACCTCGTCGGGGGTGATCTCCCAGAACGGCTTCATGACCGGAGCGCCGTTGCGGGTCTGCCGGCCGGTGCCGTCGAGCGTCGCCGCGCCCGAGTTGATCAGGTGGATGAAGCCGCCGGCGGCCAGGCCCTCCAGCGACTTGCCGGTCACACGACGGACGGCTTCCGCACTCCAGAACGTGCGGACGTCGGCGAAGATTTGCGCGGTGTTCGTCAGCAGATGGTTGAACAACATGCCGACGCCGTTGAGGCAGTCGTTCTCGGTCGCGAACATGAACGGGGCCCGAACGCCGTTCCAGTCGAAGGACGAGGTGAGGATGGCTTCTGGGAAGTCGCCGTTGGGGGAGTGGTCGGTCCACGCCCGCTGACCCTGGAAGCCGCCGGAGATCGCGTTGCGCCCCAGCGCCTCCTCGCCGTAGCCCAACTCGGCGAGTCGCGGATTGCCGATCATCAGGTCGCGGAAGATCAGCGTCATCTTGACGACGGTCCGCCAGTCCTCGGCCTTCGCCTCGGCTGACTTTCGCGACGCCGGCGGGTTGTAGTCCTTCCCCTCGGGGCAGTGTTTCTTGACCCAGGCGAGCGCCTTTTCGAACTCGTCCGGATCATAGATCTCTTCCTCGATCCGCCGCGTCACCTCGCTCATGTCGACGCACTCGACCCGCATGCCGAGGTGGCGTTCGAAGAGCGGTTGATCGACGATCGAGCCGGCGATGCCCATCGAGACGCCGCCGAGCGACAGATAGGACTTTCCCCGCATCGTGGCGACGGCCAGCCCCGAACGGGCGAATCGGAGGAGCTTCTCCTGAACGTCGTCGGGAATCGAGACGTCGCCCGCGTCCTGGACTTCGCGACCGTAGATCCCGAATGCCGGCAGCCCCTTCTGATTGTGGGCCGCGAGGACCGCCGCCAGGTAGACCGCGCCGGGACGCTCGGTGCCGTTGAAGCCCCAGACCGCCTTGGGCGTGAGCGGGTCCATATCCATGGTCTCACTGCCGTAACACCAGCAGGGAGTGACGGTCAACGATACGCCGACGCCTTCGCGCGCGAACTTATCAGCGCACGCGGCAGCCTCGGCGACGCCGCCGATGCAGGTGTCGGCCACCACGCATTGGACCGGCTCGCCGTTGGGGTGACGGAGCCGCGAGGTCAGGAACTCGGCCGCGTTGCGGGCCATCCCCATGACCTGATCTTCCAGCGATTCCCGCACGCCCCGACGCCGGCCGTCGATGACAGGTCGCACGCCGATCTTGGGAAGGCGACCGATCCAGGGGCTCTTGACGCTCGCGTTCATGACTCGCTTCCTCGGCTACGCCCAAATCGACGCGCGCAAGGTCACGATGGGAGTATCGCGGCCAGTCCGAGGCGCGTCTCACTCCCTTGTACCGGTGCGGAAGGCCGGTGGAAACCGGGTGGCGGCAGGGCTCAGCGTTCGAGGATGCCGGGGCGAGGGAGGAGGTAACCCTTAACGCAGACCTCGACCTGCGGCCACTGCTGAGCCGCCGTGACGACCTCGAAGCCGCGCGAGTCGACGACGATCGTGTCCTCCGACCGCGCCGAGCCGACGCTGGGATTCCAGCAGACGGCCATGTTCGGCTCCAGCTTCAGCGTGCTGTCGGGCGTCAACAGCGCCTCGCGGGGAGAGTAGCCGATCAACACCCCCTGATAGTCCAGGGTCCACTCATGGGGTGCGTTGAACTTCTCGTAGATCCGCCGAGCCCGGCGGAAGACTTCGGAGACCGTCTCTTCAGGACGTGAGAAGTAGATACACGTCGCGTCGACCATCGCGGCGAGCGTGTGGTTCGCCCGGAAGTCCTCTTCGGCCGGGCCAAACGACACGCTCCGCGTCACCGAGGCGCAAATTCCATGACGCCGGCCCGTGACGGTGATCGTCGCCCGCTTGAGAATCGGCTCGGCCTTGAAGGTCGGCTGGCGATACCGATTCAGGCGGTCGTCGCTCACGACGCGAAGATCGACGGGGGCGACCCCCTCGCGGATCAGCCTGTGGGCCAGGTGGCCGGCGACATCCGCCTCGCGTTCTCCGCGATCGAAGTTGCGACAGGTCGCCTCAACGGCCAGGCTCAGGGTTCGGCCAAGCTCCCGGAGCCGTTGTCGTTCCAGAGGCGTGAGTCGGCGGCGAAGATCACGAAGCGGGTCAAGCGCCCGCCGCCACTGGGTGCAGCCTTCCGAGCCCATGTCGGTGGCGTACCGCTTGTTGTGGCAGAGTTCCGCCACCACACGGTCGGGATCGTCGAACCAGGGACGCTCCTTGAGCTGGAACCCCAGACCCGCCAACTCTTCCTCGAAAACGCGGCAGCTCTGGACGTTGTCGGCGATGACAGCCCGACAGTCACGATTGATGAAGAGCAAGATCGAGCTGTTGTCCGACCAGTACTCCTGAGCCAGTTCGCCGCCCGAGGTGAACCAGGCGACCGAGTCGGACTTGCCCAGCACGACCGCGTCCTGGTTCGTGCGATCCAGGAACTCCCGGATTCGGTCGTGCTTGAGATCGACGTCCTCGCGACGACGCTTTCGCTCGACGTCGCCATGATCGCTGGCGGGGTCCGGGACCGCGGGGAGAGAACTCTTGGACGGACGATCGGCCGCCGTCTCCAGGATGCGGTCGACGACTTCCGCGTCGACGACTTCGTCCGCGACGAATCCGACCGGAGCGCCGATGTACAACTCGGTCGACACGACATCACCCCCAGCCCAACGCGAACCATGACCGTCAACGCCTCGAACGAGGCGGTCAGTCGAGGGGAAACCCTAGCGAGTTTGGTATCTTAAGGTCTTCGGGAATGGTGTTTCATATCCTTCCAATTGACACCGCCGATTGCAAGTACTTATTGCCTCCAATCGACAAAACCAGGAATGCACGCAAACAAGCGTCACGATGACGCGAGGCCGTCGTTCAAGGTCCGTTGTCGCCAGAAATCATTAAGAAAACCAAAGATTTCTGGTGTTAAATCGACCGCATTCGGCGCTCCCACCCGAAGCTCAAACCCATGGCGAGCCTCCGGGATGACTATGAGGCGATTGAAGGTGCCCTTCTCTTTCAGCCTTTCATGCATCTTTCGGGCCTGATCGACGGGCACCCAGGCGTCGTCGCCGCCGTGGATCGACAACGTCGCCGGCCCAGACGCCTCCACGTGATTCAGGGGCGAAGCCTCTTTGAACAGGGCTGGATCGTTTCCCAGGAACGTTCGGACCGGGTCGTGACGAAGCCGACGCTCGGAGACGAGATCCTCCAGATTGTAGGGCGTAGACAGACATACGGCCGCGGATACTTGTGGATCGATTTGAGCCGCCCGCGCCGCCAGGAGGCCGCCGGCTGAGGTTCCCAGCATGGCCACGCGGGTCGTATCGAGCTGGAATTCATCGGCTCGATCGAGAATGTGCTGCAAGGCGGACCGTACATCCTCAAGAGCCCCGGGCCAACTAGGCGCTCCCGGTCTGGCGAGTCGATAATCGACGACGGCGACCGCGAATCCCCCCCGCGCCAGGGGAGCGAACTGCGGGCCGTACTCCGTCCGCGAGCCACCCGTCCAGCTCCCGCCGTGGATCGCGACGACGAGCGGAAGCCGATGCGGATCGTCCGTCTGCTTTAGCGGGAGAAGGAGATCGTACCTGAGGGGCTCGCCGGCGATGGACTTGTAGGGGATACCCTGAATCACCCTAAGATCAGACGCCCAAGGGGTCTGCGGGTTCCGCGAACTCGCGGCGATGTGGACCGTAACCGCCAGCGTTAGGAGCCAGCCGATCCCTCGCAGGGTGGTTGCCATGGCCTCACCGACTTCCTGGGAATTCGATCTCGATCGTCCTACCTCAACCTTACTACGGAGTCGGCCCGATGGCGGATCAGAAACCAATCTTGCCGCTTCTCCAGCAGCGTGAGATCGAGGCCAGGATCGTCGGTCCGCTGATGCGGGCCTTCGCCGACGCTTTCGGCCGCGAGCCGACCCTGGAGGTCCTCCGCGGGGTGATCGTCGACCTGGCCCGCCAGGGAGGGGCCGACCTCGCCCAATCGCTCGGAGAGAGCTCGCTGGAGGCGTTCGCGACGACCCTCGGACGCTGGTGCGAGAACGACGCGCTGGAGATCGACGTGCTCGAGCAGTCGGACGAGCGACTCTCGTTCAACGTCGTCCGCTGCCGCTACGCCGAGATGTATCGTCGGCTGGGGCTCGAGGATCTGGGGGCGTCGCTCTCCTGCGTCCGTGATTTCGCCCTCGCCGAGGGATTCAGTCCTGAGATTCAACTCGAACGCACCCAGACGATCATGCAGGGCGCTCCATACTGCGACTTTCGTTTCCGCCGCGAGAAGCGCACTTCCGACCCGGCATGAGGCCTTCAAGACGATCGCGCGGCTTGTCGGTCGTGCTATAATGTGAACCGAAAACTCGCCGCGCCTCAGTTCCGGCGCTCGCCGGACGCCGCGGGATTCCCGGTGATTGGATCCCGATGCCCAGCACCTTCGTCGGAAACCCCGCCCCTCCCTTCGACCTTCCGTGCACGAGGCGTCCCGACCCGTCGCGGAATCGGGCGCGTCTGGTCGATTACAAGGGGCGATGGCTCGCGCTGGTCTTCTATCCACGTGACTTTTCGATGGTCTGTCCGACCGAGTTGATCGGACTCAGCCAGCGCGTCGAGGAATTCCGCGATCTCGGCTGCGATCTGCTCGGCGTCAGTTGCGATCCCGTCGAACTGCACGATCGCTGGATTGCGACGCCCAAGTCGCAGGGGGGGCTCGGAGGCTTGAACTTCCCCCTCGCCAGCGACGTCGACGGCGAGATCTCCACGGCGTACGGCGTTTTCGATCCCCGTCGGAACCTGGCCCTCCGAGGGACGTTCATCGTCGATCCCGAGGGGATCATCCAGTACGAGGTGATCCACAGCCTCAGCATCGGACGACGGAGTCAGGAGGTCCTGCGAGTCCTCACCGCGCTCCAGTCCGGCGGCCTCTGCCGCGAGGACTGGATGACGGACGGGTCGAACATCGACCCCTACCAGATCCTCCAGCCGGGCAACATCTTTTCCCACTACCACCTGGACTCGGAG belongs to Paludisphaera rhizosphaerae and includes:
- a CDS encoding L-fucose isomerase, which encodes MNASVKSPWIGRLPKIGVRPVIDGRRRGVRESLEDQVMGMARNAAEFLTSRLRHPNGEPVQCVVADTCIGGVAEAAACADKFAREGVGVSLTVTPCWCYGSETMDMDPLTPKAVWGFNGTERPGAVYLAAVLAAHNQKGLPAFGIYGREVQDAGDVSIPDDVQEKLLRFARSGLAVATMRGKSYLSLGGVSMGIAGSIVDQPLFERHLGMRVECVDMSEVTRRIEEEIYDPDEFEKALAWVKKHCPEGKDYNPPASRKSAEAKAEDWRTVVKMTLIFRDLMIGNPRLAELGYGEEALGRNAISGGFQGQRAWTDHSPNGDFPEAILTSSFDWNGVRAPFMFATENDCLNGVGMLFNHLLTNTAQIFADVRTFWSAEAVRRVTGKSLEGLAAGGFIHLINSGAATLDGTGRQTRNGAPVMKPFWEITPDEVNACLTATSWPPAISEYFRGGGYSSCYLSKGGMPMTMNRLSLVQGLGPVLQVAEGWSVDLPPDVHETLNERTNPTWPTTWFVPRTTGEGPFTDVYSVMANWSANHGAISYGHIGADLITLASMLRIPVAMHNIPADKLFRPSVWSLYGALEPQAADYRACATFGPLYG
- a CDS encoding L-2-amino-thiazoline-4-carboxylic acid hydrolase; translation: MADQKPILPLLQQREIEARIVGPLMRAFADAFGREPTLEVLRGVIVDLARQGGADLAQSLGESSLEAFATTLGRWCENDALEIDVLEQSDERLSFNVVRCRYAEMYRRLGLEDLGASLSCVRDFALAEGFSPEIQLERTQTIMQGAPYCDFRFRREKRTSDPA
- a CDS encoding alpha/beta hydrolase, which gives rise to MATTLRGIGWLLTLAVTVHIAASSRNPQTPWASDLRVIQGIPYKSIAGEPLRYDLLLPLKQTDDPHRLPLVVAIHGGSWTGGSRTEYGPQFAPLARGGFAVAVVDYRLARPGAPSWPGALEDVRSALQHILDRADEFQLDTTRVAMLGTSAGGLLAARAAQIDPQVSAAVCLSTPYNLEDLVSERRLRHDPVRTFLGNDPALFKEASPLNHVEASGPATLSIHGGDDAWVPVDQARKMHERLKEKGTFNRLIVIPEARHGFELRVGAPNAVDLTPEIFGFLNDFWRQRTLNDGLASS
- a CDS encoding M24 family metallopeptidase; this encodes MSTELYIGAPVGFVADEVVDAEVVDRILETAADRPSKSSLPAVPDPASDHGDVERKRRREDVDLKHDRIREFLDRTNQDAVVLGKSDSVAWFTSGGELAQEYWSDNSSILLFINRDCRAVIADNVQSCRVFEEELAGLGFQLKERPWFDDPDRVVAELCHNKRYATDMGSEGCTQWRRALDPLRDLRRRLTPLERQRLRELGRTLSLAVEATCRNFDRGEREADVAGHLAHRLIREGVAPVDLRVVSDDRLNRYRQPTFKAEPILKRATITVTGRRHGICASVTRSVSFGPAEEDFRANHTLAAMVDATCIYFSRPEETVSEVFRRARRIYEKFNAPHEWTLDYQGVLIGYSPREALLTPDSTLKLEPNMAVCWNPSVGSARSEDTIVVDSRGFEVVTAAQQWPQVEVCVKGYLLPRPGILER